A section of the Streptomyces sp. CG1 genome encodes:
- a CDS encoding type IIL restriction-modification enzyme MmeI — MGKGFILEPEQALDLIARDHRNKDVLFPYLNGEDLNSRPDCSASRWVINFHDWPEEQARNYPEVFDIVERLVKPVRMSNNRKVYRDNWWQYAEKRPAMLAAIEELDRVLVVALVSRTMMPTWTSSRQVLAHKLCIFAVDDDEYLAFLASSFHTNWAWRNSSTMKADLNYSPSDAYETLPHPRFNPALAEQGATLHQLRKELATERKEGLTKLYSAFHDPAITDAGIRTLREVHELIDRTVADLYGWHDLDVRHDFHETKQGVRRTLEGTINAEILDRLLELNQERHRAE, encoded by the coding sequence TTGGGCAAGGGTTTCATTCTGGAGCCCGAGCAGGCACTGGATCTGATCGCGCGTGACCACCGCAACAAGGACGTCCTCTTCCCCTACCTGAACGGTGAAGACCTCAACTCCCGGCCCGACTGCTCAGCGAGCCGCTGGGTGATCAACTTCCATGACTGGCCCGAGGAGCAGGCGCGGAACTACCCCGAAGTATTCGACATCGTCGAGCGCCTCGTGAAACCCGTACGCATGTCAAATAACCGCAAGGTCTACCGCGACAACTGGTGGCAGTATGCCGAGAAGCGGCCTGCCATGCTCGCAGCCATCGAAGAACTCGACCGTGTCCTGGTGGTAGCCCTTGTCAGCAGGACGATGATGCCGACGTGGACGTCTAGCCGGCAGGTCTTGGCCCATAAGCTCTGTATCTTCGCAGTCGATGATGACGAATATCTCGCTTTCCTGGCCAGTTCGTTTCATACCAACTGGGCATGGCGCAATTCGTCAACAATGAAGGCGGATCTGAATTATTCACCTTCCGACGCTTATGAGACTCTTCCTCATCCTAGGTTTAACCCTGCTCTCGCAGAACAGGGTGCAACCCTGCATCAGCTTCGAAAAGAGCTCGCGACGGAACGCAAAGAAGGGCTAACAAAGCTTTATAGTGCTTTCCATGACCCTGCCATCACTGATGCAGGCATTCGGACTCTGCGAGAAGTGCATGAGCTTATCGATCGCACAGTGGCAGATTTGTATGGCTGGCACGATCTGGACGTTCGGCATGACTTCCATGAAACGAAACAAGGTGTTCGCCGCACCCTTGAAGGTACCATCAATGCGGAGATTCTCGATCGACTGCTCGAACTAAACCAGGAGCGTCACCGTGCGGAATGA
- a CDS encoding DNA methyltransferase, which yields MSRKYPPTAASLHRAWLELVDTDGPFLAVPALERVWPQGIPQPNPRALDALKDAKPAFEKAWENWDTHREDTAALDLYREARDTWVDLVLRQGLRWINSYTVPAPAAAEVRSPDYTVTVRADGALVDGDTTAALVLVIDPVDSLRDPLTDGWSASPIDRMEELLRASEIPIGIVTDGRWWAIVSARPQTMVASGIVDAQDWIAEPQTRNAFIELLQRRRLVGGKPADRLTELFGESVTASEKITEALGTQVRRAVELVVQALSEGGLDAARRGEPDPLPDRRGEVYEAAVTVMMRVVFLLFAEERGLLPENELFAMGYGVSDELDQLDARQNEEGDQALDATYLTWHRLLATSQALYQGATFEDLRLPEYGGSLFDPSRFPFLTARDSQGALAITVSDRVMHEVLRAVQIAQLTGGARRISFRDIDVEQIGYIYEGLLGYSCENVDEVIVGLAGRAGSEPEMPLATLEELAEAAPDDSTLAEAVLAWVKENQPAAKPPTKAALAKALKTADTLDDTENVLRDLTDDEDLRERLRPFIGIIRRDLRNRPLVVEPGGVLLVETPSRASAGAHYTPRSLAEEVVRHALEPLVYSPGPHQTADQDAWQLVFSDEILDLKIADIACGSGAFLVAAARYLAARLVEAWRRDHAATGNAHDLYVRAIRKVVARCLYGADINGMAVEMCKLSLWLVSLDPKLPFSFVDDKVLHGNSLLGLTDAEQIRALHITPGKGAATPLFDLDDGARAIRHLDIDGVLTRASRLRQSLASEINIDDPQRSATTKRRQWREYQDLTRQLAEVADSVVAAGLRVGGKPGKALTEAYENLRIAVSLAHPAEDGGRSNRTMLDGILATGLTPTVETDYARWKPLHWILAVPDVMERGGFDAIIGNPPFLGGQKLTGTMGTNVRDWFVTVLANGRKGSADLVAYFTLRAHQLLAARGYTGLIATNTLAQGDTREVGLDHITESGVEIRRAVKSAPWPSASAALEYCAVWTSKEPLTPEATRVLDGEEVSGITSSLDRKSRVSGRPFRLVANRGKSFQGSNVLGKGFILEPEQALDLIERDHRNKDVLFPYLNGEDLNSRPDCSASRWVINFHDWPEEQARNYPEVFDIVERLVKPVRAQNSRVARRERWWQFAERAPKLYEAIRDLDRVLVVARVSKTCLPVFAPTGQVISEATVIFTSNSTSDLALLSSGIHYLWASTWGSSLKGDLRYTPSDVFETFPQPAPSAMKSLADLGALLNETRSAIMLEHNLGLTGLNNRFHNPAVVDREIDELRDIHTRIDQAVMSAYGWDDLNLEYVFQHGKKGSRRTFDGASQVEILDRLLALNHACSQGGK from the coding sequence ATGAGCCGTAAGTACCCCCCGACTGCCGCCAGCTTGCACCGCGCCTGGCTCGAGCTGGTCGACACGGACGGCCCGTTCCTCGCCGTGCCCGCCCTCGAACGAGTCTGGCCCCAGGGAATCCCCCAGCCGAACCCCCGGGCCCTCGATGCACTCAAGGACGCCAAACCCGCCTTTGAGAAGGCATGGGAGAACTGGGACACCCACCGCGAGGACACGGCCGCCCTGGATCTGTACCGCGAGGCCCGCGACACCTGGGTCGACCTCGTACTGCGCCAAGGGCTGCGCTGGATCAACTCCTACACCGTCCCCGCGCCGGCCGCCGCCGAGGTGCGCTCACCCGACTACACCGTGACCGTCCGTGCCGACGGCGCCCTCGTCGACGGTGACACGACAGCTGCGCTCGTCCTGGTCATCGACCCCGTCGACTCCCTGCGCGATCCGCTCACCGACGGCTGGTCCGCGAGCCCGATCGATCGCATGGAGGAACTGCTGCGCGCTTCCGAGATCCCAATCGGCATCGTTACCGACGGCCGCTGGTGGGCGATCGTCAGCGCCCGTCCGCAGACCATGGTCGCCTCCGGCATCGTGGACGCCCAGGACTGGATCGCGGAGCCCCAGACCCGTAACGCCTTCATCGAACTCCTCCAACGTCGGCGCCTGGTCGGCGGCAAACCGGCCGACCGGCTCACTGAACTGTTCGGTGAGTCCGTCACGGCTTCGGAGAAGATCACCGAGGCGCTCGGTACCCAGGTTCGACGCGCTGTCGAACTCGTCGTTCAGGCCTTGTCCGAGGGCGGCCTGGACGCAGCGCGCAGAGGCGAACCCGACCCGCTCCCGGACCGGCGCGGCGAAGTCTACGAGGCGGCCGTCACCGTCATGATGCGCGTCGTTTTCCTCCTCTTTGCAGAGGAACGAGGCCTGCTCCCCGAGAACGAGCTGTTTGCGATGGGATACGGCGTCAGCGACGAACTCGATCAGCTCGACGCCCGGCAGAACGAGGAAGGCGACCAGGCCCTCGACGCCACTTACCTCACCTGGCACCGTCTCCTGGCCACATCCCAGGCCCTCTATCAGGGCGCCACCTTCGAGGACCTGCGCCTCCCTGAATACGGCGGCTCGCTCTTCGACCCTTCCCGCTTCCCTTTCCTCACCGCTCGCGACTCCCAGGGCGCCTTGGCCATCACCGTCAGCGATCGCGTGATGCACGAGGTGCTGCGCGCCGTCCAGATCGCGCAGCTGACCGGTGGCGCCCGCCGTATCTCCTTCCGAGACATCGACGTCGAACAGATCGGCTACATCTACGAGGGCCTTCTCGGATACTCCTGCGAGAACGTGGACGAGGTCATCGTCGGACTCGCTGGCCGGGCAGGCTCCGAACCCGAGATGCCGCTCGCCACACTCGAAGAGCTCGCCGAGGCGGCACCCGACGACAGCACTCTCGCGGAAGCCGTCCTGGCATGGGTCAAAGAGAACCAGCCCGCCGCCAAGCCTCCGACGAAGGCCGCTCTCGCCAAGGCGCTCAAGACTGCGGATACCCTTGACGACACCGAGAACGTCCTACGCGACCTCACCGATGACGAAGACCTGCGCGAGAGACTGCGCCCGTTCATCGGCATCATCCGCAGAGACCTGCGAAACCGGCCCCTGGTGGTCGAGCCCGGCGGTGTCCTCCTGGTCGAGACACCCTCACGTGCCTCGGCCGGCGCGCACTACACACCACGCTCGCTCGCCGAAGAGGTCGTACGCCACGCTCTGGAACCGCTCGTCTACTCGCCCGGACCTCACCAGACGGCCGATCAGGATGCCTGGCAGCTGGTTTTTTCGGACGAGATCCTCGATCTCAAGATCGCAGACATCGCGTGCGGCTCAGGCGCGTTCTTGGTCGCTGCAGCCCGGTACCTGGCCGCTCGGCTTGTCGAGGCATGGCGCCGCGATCACGCGGCCACCGGAAACGCACACGACCTGTATGTCCGCGCGATAAGGAAAGTCGTCGCGCGGTGCCTCTACGGCGCGGACATCAACGGCATGGCTGTGGAAATGTGCAAGCTGTCGCTGTGGCTTGTCTCCCTCGACCCGAAACTTCCCTTCTCGTTCGTCGACGACAAGGTGCTCCACGGCAACTCTCTGCTTGGACTCACGGACGCCGAGCAGATCCGCGCGCTTCACATCACCCCGGGCAAGGGTGCGGCGACCCCCCTCTTCGACCTCGATGATGGGGCAAGGGCGATCCGGCACCTCGACATCGATGGTGTGCTCACCAGGGCATCGAGGCTACGGCAGAGCCTCGCGAGCGAGATCAATATCGATGACCCACAGCGTTCAGCCACCACCAAACGACGGCAGTGGCGTGAGTATCAAGACCTGACCCGGCAGCTCGCAGAGGTCGCCGACAGTGTGGTCGCGGCTGGCCTACGCGTTGGAGGTAAACCCGGCAAGGCACTGACCGAGGCATACGAAAACCTCCGTATCGCGGTCAGCCTGGCCCACCCCGCGGAGGACGGCGGTAGGTCCAACCGCACCATGCTCGACGGCATCCTCGCCACAGGCCTCACCCCCACAGTGGAGACCGACTACGCGCGCTGGAAGCCGCTGCACTGGATCCTCGCTGTGCCGGACGTGATGGAACGAGGCGGGTTCGACGCGATCATCGGCAATCCACCGTTCCTGGGCGGCCAGAAGCTCACAGGAACCATGGGCACGAACGTCCGCGACTGGTTCGTCACCGTACTCGCGAACGGCCGCAAGGGAAGCGCGGACCTCGTCGCCTACTTCACCCTCCGGGCGCATCAGCTTCTCGCGGCTCGTGGATACACCGGCCTCATCGCCACTAACACGCTCGCCCAAGGCGATACGCGGGAAGTGGGTCTTGACCACATCACTGAAAGCGGCGTCGAAATTCGAAGGGCTGTGAAGAGCGCGCCTTGGCCGTCCGCCTCAGCCGCGCTGGAGTACTGCGCGGTGTGGACCAGCAAGGAGCCGCTTACGCCCGAAGCGACGCGTGTCCTAGACGGCGAGGAGGTATCCGGTATCACCTCCTCCCTCGACCGCAAGTCACGAGTCTCGGGTCGGCCGTTCCGGCTGGTAGCCAACCGCGGGAAGTCCTTCCAAGGATCCAATGTGCTCGGTAAGGGTTTCATTCTGGAGCCCGAGCAGGCACTGGATCTGATCGAGCGTGACCACCGCAACAAGGACGTCCTCTTCCCCTACCTGAACGGTGAAGACCTCAACTCCCGGCCCGACTGCTCAGCGAGCCGCTGGGTGATCAACTTCCATGACTGGCCCGAGGAGCAGGCGCGGAACTACCCCGAAGTATTCGACATCGTCGAGCGCCTCGTGAAACCCGTACGAGCGCAGAACAGTCGAGTCGCCCGCCGGGAACGTTGGTGGCAGTTCGCCGAGCGGGCTCCGAAACTGTACGAGGCGATCCGAGATCTTGACCGTGTCCTGGTGGTAGCTCGCGTCAGCAAGACGTGTCTCCCGGTCTTCGCCCCGACAGGTCAGGTAATTAGCGAAGCCACTGTGATCTTTACGAGCAACAGTACATCGGACCTCGCACTGCTCAGTAGCGGCATCCATTACTTGTGGGCTAGCACTTGGGGGTCCAGCCTCAAGGGAGACTTGCGCTACACGCCGTCTGACGTTTTTGAGACATTCCCGCAACCGGCCCCGTCAGCCATGAAAAGCCTCGCCGACCTGGGTGCTCTCCTGAATGAGACTCGATCTGCGATCATGCTTGAGCACAATCTCGGCTTGACGGGGCTTAACAACAGATTTCACAACCCTGCTGTCGTCGACAGGGAAATTGACGAACTGCGAGATATTCACACCCGTATCGATCAAGCTGTGATGAGCGCTTACGGATGGGACGATCTCAATCTTGAGTATGTTTTCCAGCACGGCAAGAAGGGGTCTCGCCGCACCTTTGACGGTGCCAGCCAAGTGGAGATCCTCGACCGCTTGCTCGCGCTCAATCACGCATGCAGTCAAGGAGGGAAATGA
- the drmD gene encoding DISARM system SNF2-like helicase DrmD, whose amino-acid sequence MGTATERPQEAESSAGRTAALPPVPEPGQVVKVRGSTWAVSDVRRQGLPRSPADEGVPGLTHAVSLQSLDEDRFGQELTVVWELELGHTVEPDQGLPEAVRPEAFDDPNTLAAFVDAVRWGAVTSADANSYQAPFRSGANVEAYQLEPLRRALQSSRTNLLLADDVGLGKTIEAGLVVQELLLRHRARTAVIVCPPSLALKWQDEMREKFGLDFVIVNSALMAKVKRSHGLNANPFRLYPRVIVSMAWLPSLRAQRLLREVMADVRSTSTARRFAFDMLVVDEAHHVAPASPTTAPGQRGYAVDSQRTTATMRLAEACEHRLFLSATPHNGYSESFTALLEMIDSRRFTRGASIDEKALRDVAVRRLKSELPEKGFKARQLKTIQFEPSQGEQKQFERLEQLLAESARANGKGRGGDIVSMLLKKRFLSSPWSFARTLELYEAADPGDRQLDLDDDAGYYAEVMGSGQSDEEEGDADHPEFTALRHSKGSDALVAATESEIASLVEWGLSYEHKPDSRLEALISFLNAHCRTSDGKLWTNERVVVFTEYAATLDWIAGVLRQRGYKDRFETIQGSTPAEEREKIRARFTESPDKHPVRVLLATDSAGEGIDLQVHCHRLVNFDIPFNPSRLEQRIGRIDRYGQTQSPEIYHFVPESTSTTYAADMQFMGIIATKVGTATNDLVGKVNQVIDSDVQEHFSPSGGSRKSRPTPPDDGNEVINQALAGGVGLNRQLTELARSYDDRKTAMHLTPANARRVVDTALALDDQPPLEEIGDDRTDAPVFEVPHLGRSWQFALRGLDTRLDPGVLRPITFDDKASQGRTDLVHIHLGHALMQRATRTLRSALFSVNSKINRVSAVVTPGLTESCVAAVSRLVLVGRGGLRLHEEVFLTGIRLRGRALAEAKVEQVLDKTLDADELELADEQVRTHLSALWNDDGARLRTRLLNAMERKSETLQEKVTQTLKDREQTDIKRVREIFDAFRVNLRDSRDALERAIRAEEEDVLFSDDQQKQRRRDLNHMNERLESLDNEEARELASIRERYSDIKPYVSAAAVVFALTPEDARNGMVEA is encoded by the coding sequence GTGGGGACCGCTACGGAACGTCCGCAGGAAGCGGAGAGCAGCGCCGGGCGGACTGCGGCGCTGCCGCCGGTTCCCGAGCCGGGGCAGGTCGTCAAGGTCCGGGGTTCCACGTGGGCGGTGTCGGACGTGCGCCGCCAGGGGCTTCCGCGGAGTCCCGCCGATGAGGGAGTACCAGGCCTGACTCATGCGGTCAGTCTGCAGTCGCTGGACGAGGACCGGTTCGGCCAGGAGCTGACCGTGGTCTGGGAGCTGGAGCTCGGCCACACCGTCGAACCGGACCAGGGGCTGCCGGAAGCCGTACGGCCCGAGGCGTTCGACGATCCGAACACGCTGGCCGCGTTTGTCGACGCGGTGCGCTGGGGTGCGGTGACCTCAGCGGACGCCAACTCCTACCAGGCTCCGTTCCGAAGCGGTGCGAACGTCGAGGCGTACCAGCTGGAGCCGTTGCGCCGGGCGCTGCAGTCGTCTCGGACGAACTTGCTGCTCGCCGATGACGTGGGCTTGGGCAAGACCATCGAAGCAGGCTTGGTCGTGCAGGAGCTGCTACTGCGTCACCGGGCACGGACTGCCGTCATCGTCTGCCCGCCGAGCCTGGCGTTGAAGTGGCAGGACGAGATGCGGGAGAAGTTCGGCCTGGATTTCGTGATCGTCAACAGTGCGCTGATGGCGAAGGTGAAGCGCAGCCACGGATTGAATGCGAACCCGTTCCGGCTGTACCCGCGCGTCATTGTGAGCATGGCATGGTTGCCGTCGCTGCGGGCGCAGCGTCTGCTGCGTGAGGTCATGGCCGATGTGCGCAGCACGTCGACGGCTCGGCGGTTCGCCTTCGACATGCTCGTGGTCGACGAAGCGCACCATGTCGCGCCGGCCAGTCCGACAACGGCTCCGGGACAGCGCGGGTACGCGGTGGACAGCCAGCGCACCACGGCGACCATGAGGCTGGCGGAGGCATGTGAGCACCGCCTGTTCCTGAGCGCGACGCCACACAACGGCTACTCGGAGTCGTTCACGGCCCTCTTGGAGATGATCGACAGCCGCCGGTTCACCCGGGGCGCCAGCATCGACGAGAAGGCGCTGCGCGACGTGGCGGTACGACGCCTGAAGAGCGAACTGCCGGAGAAGGGATTCAAGGCTCGTCAGCTCAAGACGATCCAGTTCGAGCCGTCGCAGGGGGAGCAGAAGCAGTTCGAGAGGCTGGAGCAGCTGCTTGCCGAGAGCGCCCGTGCCAACGGAAAGGGCAGGGGCGGGGACATCGTCTCGATGCTGCTGAAGAAGCGTTTCCTGTCCAGCCCTTGGTCGTTTGCCCGGACCCTGGAGCTGTACGAGGCAGCCGATCCAGGTGACCGCCAGCTGGACCTGGACGACGACGCCGGGTACTACGCCGAGGTCATGGGCAGCGGACAGTCGGACGAGGAGGAAGGCGACGCCGACCACCCCGAGTTCACAGCCCTTCGGCACTCCAAGGGCTCGGACGCGTTGGTCGCGGCAACCGAGAGCGAGATCGCCTCGCTGGTCGAATGGGGTCTGAGCTATGAGCACAAGCCGGATTCCCGGCTCGAAGCCCTCATCTCCTTCCTCAACGCCCACTGCCGTACGTCCGACGGGAAACTCTGGACGAACGAGCGTGTGGTGGTCTTCACCGAGTACGCCGCCACGCTCGACTGGATCGCCGGCGTTCTGCGCCAGCGTGGCTACAAGGACAGGTTCGAAACGATCCAGGGCTCGACCCCGGCCGAAGAGCGCGAGAAGATCCGGGCGCGGTTCACCGAGAGTCCCGACAAGCATCCGGTGCGCGTCCTGCTGGCTACTGATTCTGCGGGCGAGGGCATCGACCTTCAGGTGCACTGCCACCGCCTGGTCAACTTCGACATCCCGTTCAACCCCTCCCGCCTCGAGCAGCGGATCGGTCGCATCGACCGGTACGGGCAGACACAGAGCCCCGAGATCTACCACTTCGTGCCCGAGTCGACCTCCACGACGTATGCGGCGGACATGCAGTTTATGGGGATCATCGCCACCAAGGTGGGCACAGCGACCAACGATCTCGTGGGCAAGGTCAACCAGGTCATCGACTCCGACGTTCAGGAGCACTTCAGCCCGTCCGGCGGCAGTCGCAAGTCGCGGCCCACCCCCCCTGACGACGGAAACGAAGTCATCAACCAGGCACTGGCCGGCGGAGTCGGGCTGAACCGTCAGCTCACCGAACTCGCCCGAAGTTACGATGACCGCAAGACGGCGATGCACCTGACACCGGCCAACGCCCGACGCGTAGTGGACACCGCGCTCGCCCTGGACGATCAGCCGCCCCTGGAAGAAATCGGTGACGACCGGACCGACGCGCCGGTCTTCGAGGTTCCCCACCTGGGCCGATCCTGGCAGTTCGCCCTGCGAGGTCTGGACACGCGCCTGGATCCGGGAGTGCTGCGACCGATCACCTTCGATGACAAGGCGTCACAAGGACGCACGGACCTCGTCCACATCCACCTCGGGCATGCCCTGATGCAGCGGGCCACCCGCACCCTGCGCAGCGCTCTGTTCAGCGTGAACTCGAAGATCAACCGGGTCAGCGCAGTCGTCACCCCCGGTCTCACGGAGTCGTGCGTAGCCGCTGTGTCCCGTCTCGTCCTCGTTGGCCGCGGAGGCCTGCGGCTGCACGAGGAAGTTTTCCTCACCGGCATTCGACTGCGCGGGCGGGCGCTTGCCGAGGCCAAGGTCGAACAGGTACTGGATAAGACCCTGGATGCCGATGAGCTGGAACTGGCCGACGAGCAAGTACGCACCCACCTTTCCGCTCTCTGGAACGACGACGGAGCCCGTCTGCGTACCCGGCTGCTGAACGCGATGGAGCGCAAGAGCGAGACTCTGCAGGAGAAGGTCACCCAGACCCTCAAGGACCGCGAACAGACAGACATCAAGCGGGTCCGTGAGATCTTCGACGCGTTTCGAGTCAACCTGCGGGACTCCCGGGACGCGTTGGAGCGCGCCATTCGCGCGGAGGAAGAAGACGTCCTCTTCAGCGATGACCAGCAGAAGCAGCGCCGCCGGGACCTCAACCACATGAACGAGCGCCTGGAGAGCCTGGACAACGAGGAGGCCCGCGAGCTCGCCTCGATCCGGGAGCGCTACAGCGACATCAAGCCGTACGTTTCGGCCGCCGCCGTGGTGTTCGCACTGACCCCTGAAGACGCGAGGAACGGAATGGTCGAGGCATGA
- a CDS encoding tyrosine-type recombinase/integrase — MVIERYVAAQRADGYAANTIRARVNCIKAIAKHAGLAVDGIRAEHVQAYFSTRALTNWTRRTYLNHLASFGRWLGSNLIDGIRKPPAPRATPDPIAERDLKDLLGSTTRPDHRAWVLLGAYCGLRAHETANLSVEDLHDSSDGQTLLRVVGKGGRTDVVPVPPVVLAALNRQSSGRFWPDLRPEKVSRSISRMAKAMGMKMRYHQLRHRFGTAVYRASGQDLLMTQRLMRHASPATTAGYAAVADDRFQEVVRDLPGALHT, encoded by the coding sequence ATGGTGATCGAGAGGTATGTAGCGGCTCAGCGTGCGGACGGCTACGCTGCCAATACCATCCGTGCCCGAGTGAACTGCATCAAGGCGATCGCAAAGCATGCAGGCTTGGCGGTCGACGGGATCCGCGCGGAGCACGTTCAGGCGTATTTCTCGACCCGCGCGCTCACGAACTGGACCCGGCGTACCTACCTCAATCATCTGGCATCTTTTGGCAGGTGGCTCGGCAGCAACCTCATTGACGGCATCCGGAAACCGCCGGCTCCCCGTGCCACCCCAGATCCCATTGCGGAGCGCGACCTCAAGGATTTGCTGGGCTCCACGACTCGGCCTGATCACCGTGCGTGGGTGCTGCTCGGAGCCTACTGCGGGCTCCGTGCGCATGAGACGGCCAACCTGTCTGTCGAGGATCTGCATGACAGTAGTGACGGGCAGACGCTTCTGCGCGTAGTGGGCAAGGGCGGGCGGACCGACGTGGTCCCGGTGCCGCCTGTCGTGCTCGCTGCGCTCAACCGTCAGAGCAGCGGGCGGTTCTGGCCGGATCTTCGTCCTGAGAAGGTCTCGCGCTCCATCTCACGGATGGCCAAAGCCATGGGGATGAAGATGCGCTATCACCAACTTCGTCACCGTTTCGGGACCGCCGTCTACCGGGCTTCCGGGCAAGATCTCTTGATGACTCAGAGGCTCATGCGGCATGCCTCCCCGGCGACCACGGCTGGTTATGCAGCAGTTGCTGATGATCGGTTCCAGGAAGTCGTCCGGGATCTTCCCGGAGCCCTTCACACGTGA